A section of the Marinoscillum sp. 108 genome encodes:
- a CDS encoding beta-N-acetylhexosaminidase, with translation MMKKSFQYQLTLIFLLFGLSLSAQETALNLMPVPEQIEMGEGHFVITKRFSISLTGTYHERLAHEATRFLRRLDQKTALFFDQHKVSGERTNASLTITVERPGEVRLHEDESYQLRVGTESIELNAQTDIGAIRGLETLLQLAGATNGQSTFPVLTINDSPRFHWRGLMMDVARHFMPMDVLYRNLDAMAAVKLNVLHLHLVDDQGFRFPTKAFPELLELSSDGQYYTREDLDDIIAYAHQRGIRVIPEIDVPGHATAILVAFPELGSKDTTYTLERYSGIFDPTLDPTNDAVYDFLDQLFAEVAEVFPDPYFHIGGDENLGRHWNENKDIQAFMKANNLATNHDLQTYFNIRVQKILNKYGKHTMGWDEIMTPEMPKSAIIHSWRGNWEGLVAKQTLYDAARAGYETVLSNGYYLDLMMPASQHYLVDPAPADMDLTPAERSRILGGEMCMWSELVVPETIDSRLWPRAAAVAERLWSPEDVQDVQDMYRRLAIISLQLEQLGLKHISSRNVILRKLAKSKDIEPLKVLVEVVEPMKGYTRNTNGTLYTTFSPFMLWADAATADATVARVFNEDVERYLSGSLEANQLRTQLDLWSKNHKKVLPIINRSPALLEIESLSENFSRLAVIGLEAIGLIESGGKPSSGWVTQCQQVLEEARENGGRTELQVISGIAMLVDELKGL, from the coding sequence ATGATGAAAAAATCCTTTCAATACCAGCTAACGCTCATTTTCTTATTATTTGGGCTTAGCCTGAGTGCTCAGGAAACCGCACTAAATCTCATGCCCGTGCCTGAGCAAATAGAAATGGGAGAAGGACATTTTGTTATCACGAAGCGTTTTTCTATTTCTCTCACCGGCACCTATCACGAGCGACTTGCTCATGAAGCTACCAGATTTTTGCGCAGACTGGATCAGAAAACCGCGTTGTTTTTTGACCAGCACAAGGTAAGTGGTGAGCGGACAAACGCCAGCCTCACCATCACCGTGGAGCGCCCGGGAGAGGTCAGGCTGCACGAAGACGAGAGCTATCAACTGCGAGTAGGTACTGAGTCCATTGAGTTAAATGCGCAGACGGATATAGGTGCCATCAGAGGATTGGAAACCCTCCTTCAGTTGGCAGGTGCCACCAATGGCCAAAGTACTTTCCCTGTACTCACCATCAATGATTCACCGCGTTTTCATTGGCGAGGATTGATGATGGATGTGGCTCGTCACTTCATGCCGATGGATGTGCTGTATAGAAATTTGGATGCCATGGCTGCTGTGAAGCTGAACGTGCTTCACCTCCACCTGGTGGATGATCAGGGTTTCAGGTTTCCCACCAAAGCCTTCCCTGAGTTGTTGGAGCTTTCATCGGACGGTCAGTATTATACCCGGGAGGATTTGGATGACATTATTGCGTATGCACATCAGCGGGGGATCCGGGTAATTCCCGAAATAGACGTACCAGGACACGCCACGGCCATTCTGGTGGCCTTCCCCGAGCTCGGCAGCAAGGATACTACCTATACATTGGAACGCTATTCAGGCATATTTGACCCTACGCTGGATCCTACCAACGATGCAGTATATGATTTTTTAGATCAGTTGTTTGCTGAAGTGGCTGAGGTTTTCCCCGATCCATATTTCCACATCGGGGGTGATGAAAACCTGGGGCGCCATTGGAATGAAAACAAGGATATTCAGGCTTTCATGAAAGCCAATAACCTGGCTACCAATCACGATTTGCAGACCTATTTCAACATCAGGGTGCAAAAAATACTCAACAAGTATGGTAAACACACCATGGGCTGGGATGAGATCATGACACCTGAAATGCCCAAAAGTGCCATCATTCATTCATGGCGGGGCAACTGGGAAGGCCTGGTGGCCAAGCAGACTTTGTACGATGCAGCCAGAGCGGGTTATGAAACAGTGCTGTCCAACGGATATTATCTCGATTTGATGATGCCTGCCAGCCAGCACTACCTGGTGGATCCGGCGCCCGCTGATATGGACCTTACCCCAGCGGAGAGAAGCCGTATATTGGGTGGTGAGATGTGCATGTGGAGTGAGCTCGTCGTCCCTGAAACCATCGATAGCAGGCTATGGCCAAGAGCCGCGGCTGTGGCAGAGCGATTGTGGTCACCCGAGGACGTACAGGACGTACAGGACATGTACAGGCGCCTGGCCATCATCAGTCTCCAACTGGAGCAGCTCGGTCTGAAGCATATTTCGTCTCGAAACGTCATTCTCAGGAAGTTGGCTAAAAGCAAAGACATAGAGCCACTAAAAGTACTGGTGGAGGTGGTAGAACCCATGAAAGGCTATACCAGAAATACGAATGGCACATTGTACACCACATTTTCCCCTTTCATGCTTTGGGCAGATGCTGCTACTGCCGATGCCACCGTGGCGAGGGTATTCAATGAAGACGTAGAGCGATACCTGTCGGGCAGTCTGGAAGCCAACCAGCTGCGAACACAATTGGACCTGTGGAGTAAGAATCATAAGAAAGTACTGCCCATCATCAATCGATCTCCGGCACTTTTGGAGATCGAATCACTTTCAGAAAACTTTTCCAGACTCGCTGTGATTGGTCTTGAGGCCATTGGGCTCATTGAGTCAGGCGGGAAGCCATCATCCGGATGGGTGACTCAGTGTCAGCAGGTGCTGGAGGAGGCCAGGGAGAATGGAGGGCGCACAGAGTTGCAGGTGATTAGTGGAATAGCCATGCTGGTGGATGAGTTGAAAGGTCTTTGA